In the Candidatus Leptovillus gracilis genome, one interval contains:
- a CDS encoding SCO1664 family protein: MEEMVPAEVLRLLAAGALEIEGLLPWSSNYTFLVQVCGEDGAGQTRQFEAVYKPRRGERPLWDFATGTLCLRERAAFLTSAALGWDLVPPTVVRDGPHGLGSVQAFIHHNPENHYLTFEGDLTHRTQLQQIVLFDILINNADRKSGHVLLQETEPADGRNRLWTIDHGICFHSDPKLRTVIWEFAGEPIPDDLRQALMVLQERLAVNDGGLRTELGSLLSPAEIAALQKRLQHLIAEGKFSYPGPGRHYPWPPV, encoded by the coding sequence ATGGAAGAGATGGTCCCGGCCGAGGTTTTGCGCCTGCTCGCCGCCGGCGCATTAGAAATTGAAGGGCTTTTGCCCTGGAGTTCTAACTATACCTTTTTAGTGCAGGTCTGTGGTGAAGACGGCGCCGGGCAAACCCGGCAGTTTGAGGCGGTGTATAAACCGCGCCGTGGGGAACGGCCGTTATGGGATTTTGCGACAGGCACGCTTTGTCTGCGCGAACGGGCCGCCTTTTTAACCAGTGCTGCCCTGGGCTGGGACCTGGTCCCGCCGACGGTAGTCCGCGATGGGCCACATGGCCTGGGGTCTGTGCAGGCGTTTATCCACCACAACCCGGAAAACCATTATCTGACGTTTGAAGGCGACCTCACCCATCGAACACAGTTGCAGCAAATTGTGCTCTTTGACATCCTCATCAACAACGCCGACCGCAAAAGCGGCCACGTTTTATTGCAAGAAACGGAACCCGCAGACGGCCGTAACCGACTGTGGACCATTGATCATGGTATTTGCTTCCATAGCGATCCCAAACTGCGCACCGTTATCTGGGAATTTGCCGGTGAACCTATTCCCGACGACCTGCGGCAGGCGTTGATGGTTTTGCAGGAACGTCTGGCAGTGAATGACGGCGGGCTGCGGACCGAATTGGGCAGCCTGCTTAGCCCGGCCGAAATTGCAGCACTGCAAAAACGTTTGCAGCACCTGATCGCCGAAGGTAAATTTAGTTACCCCGGCCCTGGACGCCATTATCCCTGGCCGCCGGTTTAA
- the mreD gene encoding rod shape-determining protein MreD, whose protein sequence is MRATIYVAIPVMLLLAIVQTAVLTRFPIFGLTPQISLLVALSWFLLHGVEEGVAWAFIAGMSLDLFSIGPSGSTALAYMVAVLAVAGLLRVLPQSHFFVPPMMAAISSIVYLIVYLLLLQLFGFAPSAETAVNLAPIILLNAGFMLPIYWLVYAIDRRVHPRRVEL, encoded by the coding sequence ATGCGCGCAACCATCTATGTGGCGATTCCGGTGATGCTGCTGTTGGCGATAGTGCAAACGGCCGTGCTTACGCGTTTTCCTATCTTCGGTCTGACGCCGCAAATCTCCCTGTTGGTTGCCCTGAGCTGGTTTCTGCTGCATGGCGTGGAGGAGGGCGTGGCCTGGGCCTTCATCGCCGGGATGAGCCTGGATTTGTTCTCCATTGGGCCGTCAGGGTCCACCGCCCTGGCCTACATGGTCGCCGTCCTGGCCGTGGCCGGTCTTTTGCGCGTCTTGCCACAGAGCCATTTTTTTGTGCCGCCCATGATGGCGGCTATCAGCAGCATTGTCTATTTGATTGTCTACCTGCTGCTTTTGCAGCTTTTTGGTTTTGCGCCGTCGGCGGAAACGGCCGTTAACCTGGCTCCCATCATCCTGCTAAACGCCGGGTTCATGCTGCCCATATACTGGCTGGTCTACGCCATAGACCGCCGGGTACATCCCCGCCGGGTAGAACTATAG
- the mrdA gene encoding penicillin-binding protein 2, translating into MSHMGWERIEELEEQENVDVGLRGRLYFLRALIIIILSLLLYRVYWLQQNRGPDLQALATDNQIATLRTTAPRGVMFDRHGEPLAVNLPSYNVTITPAFLPSDPAERRAVFERLSLLTGVPVTNTLQQQILIEAASPELVNTYSRLADIYGADVQETLDRAGIVEQLPSSIEAIWRENSFAQYLPATIAANVPVTLAYTIEQESIFLPGVRVIQEPLRYYPSGELTSHIMGFMGPIPNQGWIDILGYQRNDRVGWSGLESSMEIELAGSKGRRQIEQDWTGREVRQIGSAIEPQAGLNLHLTLDMELQREAAEILRQYMVEDSHTVRIDNITGQRSFPEVEQGVVVAINPQTGEVLAMVNFPTFDNNRFASEVPVEYYLSLARNDYTPLVNHAISGTYPPGSTFKMVPTAAALQEGTISASRFLFDPGQIEIANRFAPNDPGRAQIFVCWNREGHGLMNAVLALANSCDVYFYKVTGGFDQDGEYVEGLGVDRIARYGRQFGYGRVQGIELPLEAAGNLPPSRDWKAQIYGEPWSTGDDYNLGIGQGFATATPLQVVQMAAVIANGGFLYRPTIINHMTDEDGNVVVVDDDGSIVARAHPGANGETVLLDAAGNPLNDPSINIQFDADGNFVYQPEVIDSLDVDREHLEIIAEGMRRVNSVDAEGRPAGTGTTYVTWLADVGLVTAGKTGTSEYCDNIAIKRGWCRFEERAIQPTHAFFVGYAPLENPEIAVMAFIFNGGEGSQWAAPVACHVMASYFDMGQYADNLTAAEWQEALRQENRVCNTFIEGQARWFVPIVEPLSFAPEPEDEVILPQTIQQP; encoded by the coding sequence ATGTCACACATGGGTTGGGAACGCATTGAAGAGTTAGAAGAACAAGAAAATGTAGACGTTGGGCTGCGCGGCCGTCTCTACTTCCTCCGCGCTCTGATCATCATCATCCTCAGCCTGCTGCTGTACCGCGTCTATTGGCTGCAACAAAATCGCGGCCCCGATCTGCAAGCCTTAGCCACAGACAACCAGATTGCCACCCTCCGAACCACCGCCCCGCGCGGTGTCATGTTCGACAGACACGGCGAACCACTGGCCGTCAACTTGCCCAGCTACAACGTCACCATCACCCCAGCCTTCCTGCCCTCCGATCCGGCCGAACGCCGCGCCGTGTTTGAACGCCTCTCCCTGCTGACCGGCGTACCTGTTACCAATACCCTACAACAGCAAATCCTCATCGAAGCAGCCAGCCCTGAACTGGTCAACACCTACAGCCGGCTGGCAGACATCTACGGCGCCGATGTGCAAGAAACATTGGACAGGGCGGGTATCGTCGAACAACTGCCCAGCAGCATTGAAGCCATCTGGCGCGAAAACAGCTTCGCCCAATACCTGCCGGCCACCATTGCCGCCAACGTGCCGGTGACGTTGGCCTATACCATCGAGCAAGAAAGCATCTTCCTACCCGGCGTGCGCGTTATTCAGGAGCCGCTGCGTTATTACCCCTCCGGCGAACTGACCTCGCACATCATGGGCTTTATGGGACCCATCCCCAATCAGGGCTGGATTGACATTTTAGGCTACCAACGCAATGACCGCGTAGGCTGGTCTGGGTTGGAATCTTCCATGGAGATTGAGCTGGCCGGCAGCAAGGGGCGGCGACAAATCGAACAGGATTGGACCGGGCGCGAAGTGCGCCAAATCGGCAGCGCCATCGAACCGCAGGCTGGCTTAAATTTGCACCTGACGCTGGACATGGAACTGCAACGCGAAGCGGCCGAAATCTTACGGCAATACATGGTGGAAGATTCACACACTGTACGTATTGACAACATAACCGGCCAGCGTTCGTTCCCGGAAGTTGAACAAGGGGTTGTCGTGGCGATTAATCCCCAAACCGGCGAAGTTCTGGCGATGGTCAATTTTCCCACGTTTGATAACAACCGCTTTGCCAGCGAAGTGCCGGTGGAGTACTACCTCAGCCTGGCGCGCAACGATTACACGCCCCTGGTGAACCATGCCATTAGCGGCACATACCCGCCGGGTTCCACCTTTAAGATGGTTCCGACAGCCGCCGCTTTGCAAGAAGGAACCATTTCCGCGTCGCGCTTTTTGTTCGATCCGGGACAGATCGAAATTGCCAACCGTTTTGCGCCCAACGACCCCGGCCGGGCACAGATTTTTGTCTGTTGGAACCGGGAAGGTCATGGTCTGATGAACGCGGTGCTGGCGCTGGCCAATTCATGCGACGTTTATTTCTACAAAGTGACCGGTGGGTTCGACCAGGATGGAGAGTATGTTGAAGGGTTGGGGGTAGACCGCATTGCCAGATACGGCCGTCAGTTCGGCTACGGTCGGGTTCAGGGGATCGAACTACCATTAGAAGCGGCCGGCAACCTGCCCCCCTCACGGGACTGGAAGGCGCAAATCTATGGTGAACCCTGGTCCACCGGCGATGATTACAACCTGGGCATTGGGCAAGGTTTTGCCACCGCCACCCCATTACAGGTGGTGCAAATGGCCGCTGTTATCGCCAATGGTGGCTTTTTATACCGGCCGACGATTATCAACCATATGACCGATGAAGATGGCAACGTGGTGGTGGTAGACGACGATGGCAGCATTGTCGCCCGCGCCCACCCGGGGGCAAATGGCGAAACGGTGCTGCTAGACGCGGCCGGCAATCCCCTGAATGACCCATCCATCAATATCCAGTTCGATGCTGACGGCAACTTTGTTTACCAACCGGAAGTAATTGATTCATTGGACGTGGATCGTGAGCATCTGGAAATTATCGCGGAAGGGATGCGTCGGGTTAATTCGGTGGATGCAGAAGGGCGGCCGGCCGGTACAGGGACGACTTATGTGACCTGGCTGGCGGATGTAGGGTTGGTGACGGCCGGTAAAACCGGTACGTCTGAGTATTGCGACAATATCGCCATTAAACGGGGCTGGTGCCGCTTTGAAGAACGCGCCATTCAGCCCACCCACGCTTTTTTTGTGGGCTATGCCCCGCTGGAGAATCCCGAAATTGCGGTGATGGCTTTTATCTTCAACGGCGGCGAGGGGTCACAGTGGGCGGCGCCGGTTGCCTGCCACGTGATGGCTTCTTATTTTGACATGGGCCAATATGCCGATAACCTGACGGCGGCGGAGTGGCAGGAAGCTTTGCGCCAGGAGAACCGGGTCTGCAATACGTTTATCGAAGGGCAGGCGCGCTGGTTTGTGCCAATTGTGGAGCCGTTGTCATTTGCGCCTGAACCGGAAGATGAGGTGATCTTGCCGCAGACCATTCAACAGCCGTAA
- a CDS encoding DUF3090 domain-containing protein — translation MAHHIELNPVHHLTIGALGEPGQRTFYLQGGQGTQVVTLVIEKEQAAMLSGSFESLLAELNQKHPLETRESQEPIWTDLRLRQPVEALFRVGHMGLGYNEDSDQIVLVAYELVEEEEEPNVVSFWASRNQVQSLIRHTVEVVRAGRPICGNCGRPIDADGHFCPNRNGHIH, via the coding sequence ATGGCCCACCATATCGAACTCAACCCGGTCCACCACCTGACCATTGGCGCTCTGGGCGAACCCGGCCAACGCACGTTTTATTTACAAGGTGGGCAGGGCACGCAAGTTGTGACTCTGGTTATTGAAAAAGAACAGGCAGCCATGCTGTCTGGCAGCTTTGAATCTTTGTTGGCCGAATTGAACCAAAAACATCCCCTGGAAACCCGGGAATCCCAAGAGCCGATCTGGACGGATTTACGGCTGCGGCAGCCGGTGGAAGCGTTGTTCCGCGTGGGCCACATGGGGTTGGGCTACAATGAAGACAGCGACCAGATCGTTCTGGTGGCCTACGAGTTGGTCGAGGAAGAAGAAGAGCCAAACGTCGTTAGCTTCTGGGCTTCGCGCAACCAGGTTCAATCGCTTATTCGGCATACGGTAGAAGTGGTGCGCGCCGGCCGACCGATTTGTGGCAACTGTGGCCGGCCCATTGACGCCGATGGGCATTTTTGCCCTAATCGGAACGGGCATATCCATTAG
- a CDS encoding MSMEG_4193 family putative phosphomutase, with amino-acid sequence MATIILVRHGENDWVKKQRLAGWIPGVHLNENGRLQAQHAAERLSVLPVKAIYSSPVTRCMETAVSIAQPHNLPVIECPEVGEVRYGRWEGQKIKKLFKDPTWHAVQHYPSRFRFPEGEALREVQFRAIQALEALSARHEKETIIVVSHADVIKLVLAYYLGVHVDLFQRIVIAPASVSILALMPNGGMRVVRLNDDGPLQPPKAEAEKATAVTASQYPPIQTDNNSDYHEVKEA; translated from the coding sequence ATGGCAACCATTATTCTCGTCCGTCATGGTGAAAACGATTGGGTCAAAAAGCAGCGGTTGGCCGGTTGGATTCCTGGCGTACACCTGAATGAAAACGGCCGTCTCCAGGCCCAACATGCCGCCGAACGATTGTCTGTTTTGCCGGTGAAGGCCATCTACAGCAGTCCGGTCACTCGCTGCATGGAAACGGCCGTGTCCATCGCCCAGCCCCACAACCTGCCTGTTATCGAATGTCCCGAAGTGGGTGAAGTGCGCTATGGGCGGTGGGAAGGGCAAAAAATTAAAAAGCTGTTCAAAGACCCCACCTGGCACGCGGTGCAGCATTACCCCAGCCGCTTCCGTTTCCCCGAAGGCGAAGCCCTACGCGAAGTACAGTTTCGCGCTATCCAGGCGCTAGAGGCATTGAGCGCCCGGCACGAAAAGGAAACCATCATCGTCGTCTCTCACGCCGACGTCATCAAACTTGTATTGGCCTACTATTTGGGCGTCCACGTAGATTTATTTCAGCGCATTGTCATCGCGCCCGCTTCGGTTAGCATCCTGGCGTTAATGCCCAATGGCGGTATGCGGGTGGTACGCCTGAATGATGATGGGCCGTTGCAGCCGCCTAAGGCGGAAGCAGAAAAGGCAACGGCCGTTACCGCCAGTCAATATCCACCCATTCAAACAGACAACAATTCCGACTACCACGAAGTGAAAGAGGCGTAA
- a CDS encoding GAF domain-containing sensor histidine kinase, with protein MTIIETEQQRPSSPAIRADSLQRLLEISTRLSSTLQLDTLLDLVMDVATELTHTEAASILLVDQKTGQLHFAASTGSQMPKDIIVPLDTSIAGWVVRTGRSLVLADVQADDRFYASVDEDLAFHTRSMLAVPLVTAKGIIGCLEVINKIDNSTYSPQDMAILEALASQSAVAILNAHLFYQSDLLAEIMHELKTPLMAITTASELMARSDFPAAKQAEVVRMIQRESERLSRMTQEFVDFARLESGRMQLARRPVDIAEVVHDVLRLSQAQADARQIRLTAVCLPALPSPADSPCLVGDQDRLKQALLNLVSNGIKYNREHGRLTITADSITDRVVLTVSDTGPGIAPEDLPHLFERFYRIPGSEDHAEGSGLGLAIAEKIVREHNGRLAVYSEVGTGTTFTIELPLTSLP; from the coding sequence ATGACCATCATCGAAACAGAACAGCAACGGCCGTCATCCCCCGCCATTCGCGCCGACAGCTTGCAGCGCCTGCTGGAGATCAGCACCCGCCTGAGTTCTACCCTGCAATTGGACACCCTGCTCGACCTGGTTATGGACGTGGCGACGGAACTGACTCACACCGAAGCCGCCTCCATCTTGCTGGTAGACCAGAAAACCGGCCAACTGCATTTCGCCGCCTCCACCGGCAGCCAGATGCCCAAAGACATCATCGTGCCATTAGACACCAGCATTGCCGGTTGGGTGGTGCGCACCGGCCGTTCCCTGGTCCTGGCCGATGTGCAGGCCGACGACCGCTTTTACGCCAGCGTGGATGAAGACCTGGCTTTTCATACACGCTCCATGCTGGCCGTGCCCCTGGTGACGGCCAAAGGTATCATCGGCTGCCTGGAAGTCATTAACAAGATTGATAACAGCACCTACAGCCCACAAGACATGGCGATTCTGGAAGCGCTGGCCTCGCAGTCGGCCGTCGCCATCCTCAACGCCCATCTGTTTTACCAATCGGATCTGCTGGCCGAGATTATGCACGAGCTAAAAACACCGCTGATGGCGATCACCACCGCCAGCGAGCTGATGGCCCGGTCCGATTTTCCGGCGGCCAAACAGGCGGAAGTGGTGCGCATGATCCAGCGCGAATCGGAGCGGCTCTCGCGCATGACGCAGGAATTTGTGGATTTCGCCCGCCTGGAATCGGGGCGAATGCAATTGGCGCGCCGGCCGGTAGACATCGCCGAGGTGGTCCACGATGTGCTGCGCCTGTCGCAAGCCCAGGCTGATGCGCGGCAGATCAGGTTAACGGCCGTATGCCTCCCCGCCCTGCCTTCCCCCGCCGACTCGCCTTGCCTGGTCGGCGACCAGGACCGGCTGAAGCAGGCGCTGCTCAATCTGGTGAGCAACGGCATCAAGTACAACCGGGAACACGGCCGTCTCACCATCACCGCCGACAGTATCACCGACAGAGTTGTGCTCACAGTCAGCGACACCGGCCCAGGCATTGCCCCAGAGGACCTGCCCCACCTGTTCGAGCGTTTCTACCGCATCCCCGGCAGCGAAGACCACGCCGAAGGCAGCGGCCTGGGGCTGGCTATTGCCGAAAAAATCGTGCGGGAACATAACGGCCGTCTCGCCGTCTACAGCGAAGTAGGAACTGGAACCACTTTCACCATTGAACTGCCCCTGACGAGTTTACCGTAA
- the mreC gene encoding rod shape-determining protein MreC has protein sequence MNLNDAPQRIRWITIAVLVGIAVLLSILDATGNLDAAFRVLRDPFTAVLNLSSGGSDTLAGALAGPRDLQTARAELALLQSQVEELERQNEELREIQGEYQLLLDLFNRARQTPEYTRQIASVIGRDPSPAIRSIIIDKGTDDGVRVGMPVESARGLVGRVYRATARSAQVALITDNASAVPARLGSSRATGVLRGGALGGSLLMDWIDLKYQVAIGEVALTSGLGGEFPSGIVIGRVIEVNRSEAELSQRALVQPATDFDSLELVFVIIDFQPLDVDIFTNPGGN, from the coding sequence TGCTGTCTATTTTAGACGCCACCGGCAATCTGGACGCTGCATTCCGTGTGCTGCGTGACCCGTTTACGGCCGTACTCAACCTCTCTTCTGGTGGCTCAGATACCCTGGCCGGGGCGCTGGCTGGTCCGCGTGATCTGCAAACCGCCCGCGCTGAACTGGCTCTGCTGCAATCGCAAGTAGAAGAATTGGAGCGCCAAAACGAAGAACTGCGCGAAATCCAGGGTGAATACCAACTGCTGCTAGACTTGTTTAACCGCGCTCGCCAAACCCCCGAATATACCCGCCAGATCGCCTCGGTTATCGGCCGCGACCCCAGCCCCGCCATTCGCAGCATCATCATAGACAAAGGAACCGACGACGGCGTGCGCGTGGGCATGCCCGTAGAAAGCGCGCGTGGGCTGGTGGGACGAGTTTATCGCGCCACGGCCCGCTCGGCCCAGGTGGCGCTGATCACCGACAACGCCAGCGCTGTGCCGGCCCGGCTGGGCAGTTCTCGCGCCACCGGTGTGCTGCGCGGCGGCGCGTTAGGCGGTTCTTTGTTGATGGATTGGATTGATCTGAAGTATCAGGTGGCTATTGGCGAAGTAGCCCTGACTTCTGGGCTGGGGGGTGAATTTCCGTCGGGCATTGTCATTGGCCGGGTGATTGAAGTAAACCGCAGCGAGGCGGAATTGTCGCAGCGGGCGCTGGTGCAGCCGGCCACCGATTTTGATTCATTGGAACTGGTGTTTGTGATCATTGATTTTCAGCCTTTGGACGTGGATATTTTTACCAATCCAGGGGGGAATTAG
- a CDS encoding AAA family ATPase, which translates to MAGSAGQAASHQIVAVLGARGGAGATTVAINLAAVYAGAGHLTTLVDLDMVQGHVGLYLNQKNASGLNMLATLPEVEIAEQLPSFLVTYSPNLRLLLSQVNQNRRFPQLTPPQTSALLATLRRISPLVVADLGQELNERSRPVLEQADQIIVCLRPERVALSSARQILNTLKEMYPYLEISAVMLDFGQEAAQLPRTAVEGFLGHPLLAILSIPVAEMTRAVNKAQPLVYLSAQTQAGLNLHQLAHQIVNA; encoded by the coding sequence TTGGCTGGGTCGGCGGGCCAGGCGGCCAGCCATCAGATCGTTGCTGTCCTCGGCGCGCGCGGTGGCGCCGGGGCCACCACGGTGGCTATTAATCTGGCGGCCGTTTACGCCGGCGCCGGCCACCTCACCACACTCGTAGACCTGGACATGGTGCAGGGCCACGTTGGGCTTTACCTCAACCAGAAGAATGCCAGCGGCCTGAACATGCTGGCGACGCTGCCGGAGGTTGAAATTGCCGAACAGTTACCATCGTTTCTGGTGACCTACAGCCCCAATTTGCGCCTGTTATTGAGCCAGGTGAATCAAAATCGCCGCTTCCCACAACTGACCCCACCCCAAACAAGCGCCTTACTCGCCACCCTCAGGCGCATCAGTCCGCTCGTGGTGGCTGACCTGGGCCAGGAATTGAATGAAAGAAGCCGGCCGGTGTTGGAACAGGCAGACCAAATTATCGTCTGCCTGCGCCCGGAGCGTGTCGCCCTCTCGTCTGCCCGCCAGATTCTCAACACGCTCAAAGAGATGTATCCCTACCTGGAAATTAGCGCCGTGATGTTGGACTTTGGCCAGGAAGCGGCGCAGCTGCCACGCACGGCCGTTGAAGGCTTTCTGGGCCACCCCCTCCTGGCTATCCTTTCCATCCCAGTCGCAGAAATGACCCGCGCTGTCAACAAAGCCCAACCACTGGTATACCTGAGCGCCCAAACGCAAGCGGGTCTTAATTTGCACCAACTAGCCCACCAGATCGTCAACGCCTGA
- a CDS encoding NAD-dependent deacylase, translated as MHILNKARHVVALTGAGISTRSGIPDFRSPESGLWDQYDPMEVATITAFKQNPQAFYSWIRPLFQKIMVAQPNPAHLALAHMEASGPLQAVITQNIDVLHTKAGSKTIYEVHGHLREATCMHCLQTYLAEVVLTDYLADGEIPRCPGCGGILKPNVILFGEILPVTIMNRAKRHARDCDVMIVAGSSLEVAPAGDLPMLAKYAGAKLIIVNLGETHLDDMADVLIHADVVDVLPRLATSFA; from the coding sequence ATGCACATCTTAAACAAAGCAAGACACGTCGTGGCCCTGACCGGCGCCGGCATCAGCACCCGCTCTGGCATTCCCGATTTTCGCAGCCCGGAATCTGGCTTATGGGACCAATATGATCCCATGGAAGTGGCGACGATAACCGCCTTTAAACAAAACCCACAGGCTTTTTATAGTTGGATACGGCCGTTATTCCAAAAAATCATGGTCGCCCAACCCAACCCGGCCCACCTGGCCCTGGCCCACATGGAAGCATCAGGCCCGTTACAAGCTGTTATCACCCAAAATATAGATGTGCTGCACACCAAAGCCGGGTCCAAAACCATCTACGAAGTACACGGCCATTTGCGTGAGGCCACCTGTATGCACTGCCTGCAAACCTATCTGGCCGAAGTCGTGCTGACCGACTACCTGGCCGATGGCGAGATTCCTCGCTGCCCCGGCTGTGGTGGTATCTTAAAACCGAACGTCATTCTGTTCGGCGAAATTTTGCCGGTTACCATTATGAACCGCGCCAAACGCCACGCGCGCGACTGCGACGTGATGATCGTCGCCGGATCGTCGCTGGAAGTTGCGCCCGCCGGCGATCTGCCGATGCTGGCGAAATACGCCGGCGCCAAATTGATCATCGTGAACCTGGGCGAAACCCACCTGGACGACATGGCCGACGTGCTTATTCACGCCGACGTGGTGGATGTTTTGCCCCGGCTGGCGACCAGTTTTGCCTGA
- a CDS encoding response regulator, whose translation MTFKLLIVDDHPETRSIIERVLTQQGYQVVTASNGVEALKLAEQEKPDLVTLDFMMPVMDGRETCQRLRQRPEMAKVPIMMFTAVDDPQQKTLRLRCRGRRLPEQTHRTGRIGRPGTNLAGNGLWPLTRNWPPGQNPTPYFARRPEPVGWVGGPGGQPSDRCCPRRARWRRGHHGGY comes from the coding sequence ATGACTTTTAAACTGCTCATCGTGGATGACCACCCGGAAACGCGAAGTATTATTGAACGTGTCCTGACACAGCAGGGGTATCAGGTTGTCACGGCGTCGAACGGCGTGGAAGCGCTAAAACTGGCCGAACAGGAAAAGCCCGATCTGGTGACGTTGGATTTTATGATGCCGGTGATGGACGGCCGGGAAACGTGCCAACGCCTGCGCCAACGGCCAGAAATGGCCAAAGTGCCCATCATGATGTTTACGGCCGTAGACGACCCCCAGCAAAAAACTCTCCGTCTTCGATGCCGGGGCCGACGATTACCTGAACAAACCCACCGAACCGGCCGAATTGGTAGACCGGGTACGAACCTTGCTGGAAACGGCCTATGGCCCCTTACCCGAAACTGGCCCCCAGGACAAAACCCAACTCCATACTTCGCCAGACGCCCCGAGCCTGTTGGCTGGGTCGGCGGGCCAGGCGGCCAGCCATCAGATCGTTGCTGTCCTCGGCGCGCGCGGTGGCGCCGGGGCCACCACGGTGGCTATTAA